A genomic stretch from Oreochromis niloticus isolate F11D_XX linkage group LG11, O_niloticus_UMD_NMBU, whole genome shotgun sequence includes:
- the LOC100693751 gene encoding sialic acid-binding Ig-like lectin 14: MDALQWLVFFICICFKATQTESSWTVDVPSSVEGLLGSCVVIPCSYNYPDITVHTFTGIWRSDDRVIYHPTQSNTVEKYRGRTKILGDLSKKNCSLMIENLEQSDGGPFFFRIELDGPNMFSYFNNKVSISMIGEPNPTDFFVQEEVKEGQTVSAFCSVSHSCPTYPPDFHWSHSGERHFQTQNLQNGQWKATSTLTFHSDRTDHNKPLQCRVTYHGGKQRETSKTIKVKYAPVNVKVEYQSDVNEGETAHLKCSSDANPVSSYEWHSETGALLNKGQTYTMSNVSRHSEAVYCTAVNEEGRVRSSTVKLNVLYAPDIETYSKCSSYNGIVKCDCIVQSRPPSMVHFVLGDRVLQITKLEKNGSVTTGTLQTDFGSFKFVHCLANNTLGNANLTLSLPANDNMQNIFIASGAGVIFLIILIAIGVGTVKRCRGQSDGTPKSDLSTMRSDRPAEPPRYAQTKRKENYEDVHCNDIYTNDSVYGNMETDWDESVYANM, encoded by the exons ATGGATGCTTTACAGTGGCTCGTGTTTTTCATATGCATTTGCTTCAAAG CCACTCAAACGGAATCATCCTGGACAGTTGATGTGCCGTCCTCAGTGGAAGGTCTCCTTGGCTCATGTGTGGTGATCCCCTGCTCTTATAACTACCCAGATATAACGGTCCATACATTCACAGGGATTTGGAGGAGTGATGACCGTGTCATCTATCATCCAACTCAGTCTAACACTGTGGAGAAGTATAGGGGACGAACAAAAATTCTTGGCGACCTCAGCAAGAAAAACTGTTCTCTGATGATTGAAAATCTTGAGCAAAGTGATGGAGGGCCTTTCTTTTTCAGGATTGAACTAGACGGTCCAAACATGTTTTCCTACTTCAATAACAAAGTCTCTATTTCAATGATCG GTGAACCAAATCCCACTGATTTCTTTGTGCAAGAAGAGGTAAAGGAGGGTCAAACTGTATCTGCATTCTGCTCTGTGTCTCACTCCTGCCCCACATATCCACCTGATTTCCACTGGAGTCACTCTGGAGAGCGACATTTTCAGACACAGAATCTTCAAAATGGCCAGTGGAAAGCAACATCTACTCTGACCTTTCACTCAGACcgcactgatcacaacaaaccTTTACAATGCAGGGTAACATACCACGGAGGAAAGCAGCGGGAAACATCCAAGACCATTAAAGTAAAAT ATGCTCCAGTGAATGTGAAGGTTGAGTACCAGTCAGATGTGAATGAGGGAGAAACTGCACACCTGAAGTGCTCCAGTGATGCAAACCCTGTCAGCAGCTATGAGTGGCACAGTGAAACTGGAGCTCTGCTGAATAAGGGACAAACCTACACAATGTCAAATGTCTCCAGACACTCAGAGGCCGTGTACTGCACTGCTGTCAATGAGGAAGGACGAGTCAGATCAAGCACCGTGAAGCTCAATGTGTTAT ATGCCCCTGACATTGAGACTTACTCTAAGTGTTCCTCATATAACGGCATAGTAAAGTGTGATTGCATCGTACAGTCCAGGCCTCCCAGCATGGTCCATTTTGTTCTTGGTGACAGAGTCCTGCAAATCACCAAATTAGAGAAAAATGGCTCTGTTACTACTGGGACTCTGCAGACAGACTTTGGGTCCTTCAAGTTTGTGCACTGCCTGGCAAACAACACATTGGGAAATGCTAATCTCACACTATCGTTACCTGCTaatg ACAACATGCAGAATATTTTCATAGCCTCTGGAGCAGGTGTGATTTTTCTGATAATTCTGATAGCCATTGGAGTGGGAACTGTTAAAAGATG CAGGGGGCAATCAGATGGCACACCAAAATCTGACTTAAGCaccatgaggtcagacagaccTGCGGAGCCCCCTCGTTATGCTCAAACAAAAAG GAAGGAGAACTATGAGGATGTCCATTGCAATGACATTTACACCAATGACAGTGTGTATGGGAACATGGAG ACTGACTGGGATGAATCAGTATACGCCAACATGTAA
- the LOC102077113 gene encoding serine/threonine-protein kinase pim-1 — MLGEGGFGSVYAGRRKTDNLPVAIKHINKDDVQREQVRFRGKTSMVPLEVLLMVTVGSGPSSVGKSAAVSILDWYDLAEEVLLVMERPVPCVDLLTYMKINGGALQEDIAKNIMKQMVDAAIQMLRNGVFHRDIKVENLLVETGSHEHRVRVIDFGCGCLVQEQPYSEFSGTEDFAPPEFFTDGRYEAVPTTVWQLGTLLYEMLDGKQQFSTSKFLRQRVSFNIEMSQDCKHFLQMCLTRRPEKRATLKLIQEHPWLQNPTKNKPCET, encoded by the exons ATGCTCGGGGAAGGAGGCTTTGGTTCTGTTTATGCtgggagaagaaaaacagataatTTACCA GTGGCGATCAAACACATCAACAAAGATGATGTACAGCGTGAACAAGTG cGCTTCCGGGGGAAAACTTCTATGGTTCCACTGGAAGTTCTACTAATGGTGACAGTGGGTAGTGGACCATCTTCTGTAGGGAAATCTGCAGCCGTCTCCATACTGGACTGGTATGATCTTGCGGAAGAGGTTCTTCTTGTAATGGAGAGACCAGTCCCCTGTGTGGACCTGCTCACTTACATGAAGATCAATGGTGGGGCCCTGCAGGAGGACATTGCTAAG aACATCATGAAACAGATGGTAGATGCAGCCATACAAATGCTTCGCAACGGTGTTTTCCATCGAGACATCAAAGTGGAAAACCTACTTGTTGAAACTGGCTCCCATGAACATCGTGTTAGAGTCATTGACTTTGGCTGTGGCTGCTTGGTGCAAGAACAACCATACTCTGAATTCTCTG GAACCGAAGATTTTGCTCCTCCAGAGTTTTTCACAGACGGGAGATACGAGGCTGTCCCGACCACAGTCTGGCAGCTGGGAACACTGCTGTATGAAATGTTGGATGGAAAGCAACAGTTTAGCACCTCCAAGTTTCTCCGCCAGAGGGTTTCTTTCAATATTGAGATGTCCCAAG ACTGCAAGCATTTTTTGCAGATGTGCTTGACACGAAGGCCAGAGAAGCGAGCTACCTTGAAATTAATTCAGGAGCACCCCTGGCTGCAGAATCCAACCAAAAACAAACCTTGTGAGACCTAA